From a region of the Oncorhynchus tshawytscha isolate Ot180627B linkage group LG14, Otsh_v2.0, whole genome shotgun sequence genome:
- the LOC112267625 gene encoding putative gustatory receptor clone PTE01, translated as MENESISVSYKLTLDPFFIPPGGKYPIFFLGIAIYSFCAFCNLTLLSVIVMQRNLHKPMYFILFSLPLNDLIGITAMLPKVLSDIVTETNTVFYPLCVIQGFLLHMYGGAVLFILAAMAFDRYVAICQPLRYSTIMTPRNVAVIILLVWGLDLLLILLLFSLQIKLPRCRSSIMNVFCDNPSLLKLTCGNTTLNNVIGLFNTAVMQVISVSIQIFSYVKILITCLVTRKSDAKSKALNTCVAQLVIFFIFEVVGTFTILSHRFKIVSADLQKIMGMLIFLVSPLMNPIVYGLNASEIRITLLKVFLNKVSV; from the coding sequence ATGGAGAACGAATCTATCAGCGTCAGCTATAAGTTAACTCTGGACCCATTTTTTATTCCGCCTGGTGGAAAGTATCCCATCTTTTTCCTGGGCATTGCTATCTATTCATTTTGTGCGTTCTGCAACCTGACCTTACTGTCCGTCATCGTCATGCAAAGGAACCTTCACAAACCCATGTATTTTATTCTCTTCAGTCTTCCTCTCAACGATCTGATAGGAATCACTGCGATGCTCCCAAAGGTGCTGTCAGACATTGTGACTGAGACAAACACGGTCTTTTACCCCCTCTGTGTTATTCAGGGGTTTCTGCTCCACATGTACGGAGGCGCGGTTCTCTTTATCCTTGCGGCTATGGCCTTTGATCGTTATGTTGCCATCTGCCAGCCGTTGAGGTACAGTACTATAATGACACCCAGGAATGTGGCGGTCATTATTTTACTGGTTTGGGGTCTTGACCTCCTCTTGATCCTACTGCTGTTCTCTCTGCAGATAAAGCTTCCCCGGTGTAGATCCTCCATAATGAATGTGTTTTGTGATAACCCCTCCCTTCTTAAACTCACCTGTGGTAATACTACACTGAATAATGTCATAGGACTGTTTAACACTGCAGTCATGCAGGTTATAAGTGTGTCCATTCAGATTTTTTCCTATGTGAAGATTCTGATCACTTGCTTGGTTACAAGAAAGTCTGACGCTAAGAGTAAGGCTTTGAACACCTGTGTGGCACAGTTGGTCATATTCTTCATATTTGAGGTTGTAGGAACCTTCACAATTTTATCACACAGATTCAAGATTGTCTCAGCTGACTTGCAAAAGATTATGGGCATGCTCATCTTTCTAGTATCTCCACTTATGAATCCAATTGTATACGGGCTGAATGCAAGTGAAATACGAATCACCCTACTGAAAGTATTTCTCAACAAAGTATCAGTCTGA
- the LOC112267626 gene encoding olfactory receptor 52J3-like: protein MCTLDLLFFLYRYLIMSVQTLNQTFSYHLQIASFDISTPMTYPVFIMGLLLYLFSVFCNLTILLLIITQRTLHKPMFYILFSLPLNDLVGISSMLPRVLSDIVTQTHSVYYPTCVFQAFLCHLYGGGVLFVLAAMSIDRYFAICKPLQYPSIMTPFTLCVIISAAWGLDMAMILTLFALQSRVKRCKAYILNIYCDNPSLLRLSCGEDVTANNIYGLAMTAVMQIISVGIQLFSYINILVICMINRQSDTKSKALNTCVAQLVTFLLFECTSTFVILSYRFQNIPPNTQKLCGMMIYLLLPIINPIIYGMKTKDIRKAFFMVVRKKKIAFK, encoded by the coding sequence ATGTGTACATTAGATTTGCTTTTCTTCCTTTACAGGTATTTGATTATGTCGGTCCAGACTCTTAATCAGACATTCAGTTACCACTTGCAGATTGCCAGTTTTGACATCTCTACCCCAATGACCTACCCTGTGTTCATCATGGGTCTCCTGCTCTATCTGTTCTCTGTTTTCTGTAACCTGACCATCCTGCTGTTGATCATCACACAGCGGACTCTCCACAAGCCCATGTTTTACATCCTCTTCAGTCTCCCCCTGAATGACCTTGTAGGAATCAGCTCTATGCTACCCAGGGTGTTGTCAGACATCGTGACACAGACTCACTCTGTGTATTACCCTACATGTGTTTTTCAAGCTTTTCTTTGCCACCTGTACGGGGGTGGTGTGCTTTTTGTACTTGCAGCGATGTCAATTGATAGATATTTTGCCATTTGCAAACCACTGCAATACCCCTCGATCATGACACCTTTTACACTATGTGTCATTATATCGGCTGCTTGGGGCCTGGACATGGCCATGATATTGACCCTGTTTGCTCTTCAGTCCCGAGTTAAGAGGTGCAAGGCTTACATACTAAATATCTACTGTGACAACCCCTCTCTACTTCGCCTCTCATGTGGAGAAGATGTCACAGCTAACAACATTTATGGTTTGGCTATGACAGCGGTTATGCAGATTATCAGTGTTGGTATTCAGCTATTTTCCTATATTAACATTCTTGTAATATGCATGATTAATCGACAATCTGACACCAAGAGCAAGGCTCTAAACACCTGTGTTGCTCAGCTAGTGACATTTCTTCTTTTTGAATGTACTTCCACCTTTGTAATACTGTCATATCGCTTTCAGAACATACCTCCTAATACACAGAAACTGTGCGGTATGATGATCTACCTGCTCTTACCAATTATTAATCCAATTATATACGGGATGAAAACAAAGGACATCCGAAAAGCATTTTTCATGGTGGTGAGGAAGAAAAAGATAGCGTTCAAGTGA